The following are encoded together in the uncultured Sphaerochaeta sp. genome:
- a CDS encoding rubredoxin codes for MKEYECDLCGYVYDPKVGDPDNGIKPGTAFEDLPEDWVCPLCGAPKSDFSPRD; via the coding sequence ATGAAAGAGTACGAATGCGATCTTTGTGGGTATGTATATGACCCGAAAGTAGGTGATCCCGATAACGGAATCAAGCCCGGAACAGCCTTTGAAGATCTCCCCGAGGATTGGGTTTGCCCTCTCTGTGGAGCTCCTAAGTCTGACTTTTCACCCCGCGACTAA
- a CDS encoding pyridoxamine 5'-phosphate oxidase family protein, whose translation MFRAMRRAKQQLNEKETMAILEAGSYGTLACLGDDSYPYAIPLNYVYLDNKLYMHSAKQGHKVDAIANHRKVSFTVVGQDQIVSKEYTTYFSSVIAFGKARLAEGDEYTRAFSALTDKYASDRPKQERIEQVRECRQAIIIAIDIDHLSGKQAKELSQK comes from the coding sequence ATGTTCAGAGCGATGCGTAGAGCAAAGCAACAACTCAACGAGAAAGAGACCATGGCCATACTTGAAGCAGGTTCCTATGGTACGCTTGCCTGCCTTGGGGACGATTCCTACCCATATGCAATTCCCCTCAATTACGTCTACCTTGACAACAAACTCTACATGCACAGCGCCAAACAAGGGCATAAAGTCGATGCCATTGCAAACCACAGAAAAGTGTCTTTCACCGTTGTAGGCCAAGACCAGATTGTAAGCAAGGAGTACACCACCTACTTTTCCAGTGTCATTGCTTTTGGGAAGGCACGATTGGCTGAAGGGGATGAGTATACAAGGGCCTTTTCAGCCCTCACCGACAAATATGCGAGCGACAGACCGAAACAGGAACGTATAGAGCAGGTCAGGGAATGCAGGCAGGCAATCATCATCGCCATTGATATTGATCACCTCTCAGGGAAACAAGCAAAAGAGTTGTCTCAGAAGTAA
- a CDS encoding nitroreductase family protein, with protein MQETLKLLNNRRSIRAFQERPIEEEHLSLLKQATLRAPTAGNMALYSVVEVSDSEKKKILAGICDNQEMISKAPLVWVFLADMQKWVNYFHESGAVKKGKEQKNVSYRKPGLGDLHLCMQDAIIAAQNAVVAAEALGIGSCYIGDVIEQFEDLRDLLELKQYTIPACMLIFGYPKGKGPIKLAPRCPAPSVFMENRYEELHIEELAHAYQEHEQQRRTTQSLPYENLGTLADYYYLRKHTSAFMEEMNRSVSVMFEWWCGE; from the coding sequence ATGCAAGAAACATTAAAACTACTGAATAATCGACGAAGTATCCGCGCCTTCCAGGAGCGGCCTATCGAGGAGGAGCATCTCTCGCTCCTGAAACAGGCAACCCTCCGTGCCCCTACGGCAGGGAATATGGCTCTCTACTCAGTTGTTGAAGTCAGCGACAGCGAGAAGAAGAAAATCCTTGCAGGAATATGCGATAACCAAGAGATGATCAGTAAGGCACCCTTGGTCTGGGTATTCCTTGCAGATATGCAGAAATGGGTAAACTATTTCCATGAAAGCGGTGCTGTAAAGAAAGGGAAAGAACAAAAAAACGTATCTTATCGTAAACCTGGCCTCGGAGATCTTCACCTCTGCATGCAGGACGCAATCATAGCAGCACAGAACGCAGTAGTTGCCGCAGAAGCCCTTGGTATAGGGTCCTGTTACATCGGGGATGTCATCGAACAGTTTGAGGACCTGAGAGACCTTCTGGAGCTGAAACAATATACCATCCCGGCATGCATGCTTATCTTTGGCTACCCCAAAGGGAAAGGTCCCATCAAATTGGCCCCCCGTTGCCCTGCCCCCTCAGTCTTCATGGAAAACCGATATGAGGAACTCCATATTGAGGAGTTGGCACATGCTTACCAGGAGCATGAACAGCAGAGAAGGACGACACAATCACTTCCCTATGAGAACTTGGGAACACTCGCAGATTACTACTACCTGAGAAAGCACACCAGTGCCTTTATGGAGGAGATGAACCGTTCAGTCAGTGTCATGTTCGAATGGTGGTGTGGAGAGTAA
- a CDS encoding sensor histidine kinase, with amino-acid sequence MKREKQPYSIMTLLTFAIAVVSISFTLLISAILYSQFSSQIRENATVSTREIVRQVNANLSYYTNDILTIATYARDLAKQTNILPREEIENRLRSIVDSRQDIVCLVLFDLEGETLLSTSDAPRRPTEEIIGQTWFTRAIGGEGNFYFTGPHVQQLFTSSYPWVITYSQQISYTNKQGELSQGLLLIDMNFWAVSELCQSAKLGSSGYVYFIDNNGKIVYHPFQQLINSDLFNEDLESVQEHIFGTFTNIFEGRERLVIIDTVNNARWRIVGVAYMDELMAGLEQYTTVMFIILAFCIITTILIARTASAYISRPIKELERLMNSVERGDFSSPPTVGGNQEVAALSQTFAVMVQRIRQLMDDIVKSQEMKRKFELDALQAKINPHFLYNTLDSVVWMAEQNDTNGVITMVTALARLFRISISKGRDIITLGEELEHVRNYLIIQQIRYRDKFQFSIDMEPGIENLPTIKLIIQPIVENAIYHGIKYLQEMGYVDIKVFKKKPGAVIIEIRDNGVGMDEQRLNTILSMSSPSQKNGAGIGVRNVHQRIQLYYGSDYGLEISSELDEGTLVRLVIPEQDPIQPIKVVHR; translated from the coding sequence ATGAAAAGAGAGAAGCAACCGTACTCAATCATGACCCTCCTAACCTTTGCTATTGCGGTAGTCTCCATCTCCTTCACGCTCCTGATCTCTGCAATCCTCTACAGCCAGTTCTCGTCCCAGATAAGGGAAAATGCAACCGTCTCAACAAGAGAGATCGTCCGGCAGGTAAATGCCAATCTGAGTTATTACACCAATGACATTCTCACCATCGCAACCTATGCCCGAGATCTTGCCAAGCAGACCAATATACTTCCCAGGGAAGAGATTGAAAATCGACTACGATCCATCGTTGACAGTCGCCAGGATATTGTCTGCCTTGTGCTCTTCGACCTTGAAGGGGAAACACTGCTCTCCACCAGTGATGCCCCACGACGGCCAACAGAGGAGATCATAGGCCAGACTTGGTTCACAAGGGCTATCGGAGGAGAAGGAAACTTCTACTTCACCGGCCCTCACGTACAGCAACTGTTCACCTCCAGTTATCCATGGGTCATCACCTATAGCCAACAAATCAGCTACACCAACAAACAGGGAGAGCTCAGCCAAGGACTGCTTCTCATCGACATGAACTTCTGGGCGGTAAGTGAGCTTTGCCAAAGTGCAAAACTCGGGTCCAGCGGGTATGTCTACTTCATAGACAATAATGGGAAAATCGTATACCACCCCTTCCAGCAACTGATCAACTCAGATCTGTTCAACGAAGATCTGGAGTCAGTCCAGGAACACATATTTGGAACCTTCACCAATATATTTGAAGGAAGGGAACGCCTGGTCATCATAGATACCGTGAACAACGCTCGATGGAGAATAGTCGGGGTAGCGTACATGGATGAGTTGATGGCAGGGCTCGAGCAGTACACCACCGTAATGTTCATCATCCTAGCCTTCTGCATCATCACCACCATTCTCATCGCCCGTACTGCTTCTGCCTATATCAGCCGACCGATCAAGGAGCTGGAAAGGTTGATGAACAGTGTTGAACGCGGCGACTTCTCTTCCCCTCCTACGGTAGGGGGAAACCAGGAGGTTGCAGCGCTCAGCCAGACATTTGCCGTGATGGTGCAACGTATCAGGCAACTGATGGATGATATCGTCAAGAGCCAAGAAATGAAACGCAAATTCGAGCTCGATGCACTCCAGGCAAAGATCAATCCACATTTCCTTTACAATACCCTCGACTCGGTGGTCTGGATGGCTGAACAAAACGATACAAATGGAGTCATTACCATGGTAACTGCACTCGCAAGACTCTTCAGGATATCCATCAGCAAGGGAAGGGATATCATCACCCTCGGTGAAGAGCTTGAGCATGTGAGAAACTATCTCATCATCCAACAGATCCGTTATCGAGATAAATTCCAGTTCTCCATCGATATGGAACCTGGAATTGAGAACCTCCCTACCATCAAGTTGATCATCCAGCCAATCGTGGAGAATGCCATTTATCATGGCATCAAGTACCTGCAGGAAATGGGATATGTCGATATCAAGGTTTTCAAGAAAAAGCCAGGAGCAGTAATCATTGAAATCAGGGACAACGGAGTTGGTATGGATGAACAGAGACTGAATACCATACTCAGCATGTCCAGTCCCTCGCAGAAGAATGGTGCCGGAATTGGAGTAAGAAATGTGCATCAGAGAATCCAACTGTACTATGGGTCGGACTATGGTCTGGAAATATCCAGCGAACTGGATGAGGGGACACTGGTAAGGCTGGTCATCCCAGAGCAGGATCCCATACAGCCAATCAAGGTGGTACACCGATGA
- a CDS encoding MFS transporter, producing MKSVKAYRYRWLILLSLILLILSVEVHWLNLSPVGRVANEYYASQLMLTYARPVDLLSLTYLIVFVVASMPASYLLHRLGIRTATWIASGLIIFGSMTKWIYISTFSLVLLGQFILAIGQALVLTSITEIVSRWFPIRERGMAVGITSASQYLSLAVVMIVSPILIVTKANDPSWGSGFEELMRFYAILSSILALAAALLIRENPPSPSSSLPSNNKVHYRSSFKAINAISSLRGLMIIFAIGWGVLMTLFIKIDEISEFLGFADSNGFLGIAMLAGGMVGAIVLPALSDRFRRRKLFFVFCNVCSIPGILLLVFCQQIGAVLLNSEAIALIGSSIVGLSLLSAIPIGTQYAAELGQGISEEVIQGMLLLFSQAACAAILVFSLVITEQYAPMLLATLAALLAAAMIGSTFLKESKMIITEEERLKEAINQEIVHLQ from the coding sequence ATGAAAAGTGTGAAAGCATATCGCTACCGATGGTTGATTCTACTCTCTTTGATACTCCTGATCCTTTCGGTGGAGGTTCATTGGCTAAACCTCTCTCCTGTTGGTAGGGTTGCAAATGAATATTATGCGTCTCAGTTAATGCTTACCTACGCTCGTCCGGTGGATTTGCTCTCACTGACGTATCTCATTGTGTTTGTGGTGGCAAGCATGCCCGCATCTTACTTGTTGCACCGTCTTGGTATCCGCACTGCCACTTGGATAGCCAGCGGCTTGATCATATTCGGCTCCATGACCAAGTGGATCTATATTTCGACATTTTCTCTGGTACTCCTTGGCCAGTTCATCCTTGCTATCGGTCAGGCCTTGGTACTTACCAGTATTACCGAGATTGTCAGCCGTTGGTTTCCCATCCGAGAGCGTGGTATGGCCGTCGGTATTACTAGTGCCAGCCAATACTTGTCACTTGCAGTGGTAATGATTGTCTCTCCGATCTTGATTGTGACTAAGGCAAACGATCCCTCATGGGGAAGCGGTTTTGAGGAGTTGATGCGGTTCTATGCGATTCTCAGTTCGATCCTTGCCCTTGCTGCAGCACTATTGATACGAGAGAATCCTCCCTCTCCTTCTTCATCCTTGCCAAGCAACAACAAGGTACACTATCGTTCCTCATTCAAGGCAATCAATGCCATTTCATCCCTCCGTGGGCTGATGATCATTTTTGCAATCGGCTGGGGTGTACTGATGACTTTGTTTATCAAGATTGATGAGATCAGTGAGTTCCTTGGTTTTGCTGATTCAAATGGATTCCTGGGAATTGCCATGCTTGCAGGTGGTATGGTGGGAGCAATCGTGTTACCCGCCCTCTCTGACCGTTTTCGCCGGAGGAAGCTTTTCTTTGTATTCTGTAATGTCTGTTCGATCCCGGGTATCCTGCTTCTGGTTTTCTGCCAGCAAATTGGTGCAGTACTGCTGAACAGTGAGGCCATTGCCTTGATCGGGTCCTCGATTGTCGGGCTCTCCTTGCTCTCTGCTATTCCCATCGGCACGCAGTATGCTGCTGAATTGGGGCAGGGTATCAGTGAGGAGGTCATCCAGGGAATGTTGTTGCTTTTCAGCCAAGCTGCCTGTGCAGCCATTCTTGTTTTCTCTCTGGTGATAACTGAACAATATGCACCCATGTTGCTTGCCACCTTGGCCGCTCTCTTGGCTGCTGCAATGATCGGCAGCACCTTCCTTAAGGAGAGTAAGATGATCATCACAGAAGAAGAGCGGCTCAAAGAGGCAATCAATCAGGAGATTGTGCATCTTCAGTAG
- a CDS encoding nitroreductase family protein: MAMLEVIEKRRAYRALDTKPISEDILLRLAEAAHTAPSSMNNQPWRLVTVSDETVLGKLKEALAPGNYWAKKAPALVAVVTNNSWGMTLGERHYAPFELGMAAMAYQLQAVQEGLYVHPIAGFNADLAKKVLGIADVDSIMVLMVVGYPGDSSHLSEKHLESENGRRDRLPLENVHAFNHFDKQLKPKGK; the protein is encoded by the coding sequence ATGGCAATGTTAGAAGTTATTGAGAAAAGAAGAGCCTATCGTGCTCTCGATACCAAACCCATCAGTGAGGACATCTTGCTCCGTCTTGCAGAAGCAGCACACACCGCACCCTCATCAATGAATAACCAACCATGGAGACTGGTGACCGTCTCTGATGAAACAGTATTGGGAAAGCTCAAGGAAGCACTGGCTCCTGGGAACTACTGGGCAAAGAAGGCTCCCGCTTTGGTGGCAGTGGTAACCAACAACTCCTGGGGAATGACCCTTGGTGAACGCCATTATGCCCCATTTGAACTGGGTATGGCAGCGATGGCATATCAGCTTCAGGCTGTGCAGGAAGGGCTGTATGTACACCCCATCGCTGGGTTCAACGCAGATCTCGCCAAGAAAGTATTAGGCATTGCTGATGTAGACTCCATCATGGTACTGATGGTGGTAGGATACCCAGGAGACAGCTCCCACCTGAGCGAAAAACACCTGGAGAGTGAAAACGGCAGACGCGATCGCCTCCCCTTGGAGAACGTGCATGCTTTCAACCATTTTGATAAGCAATTAAAACCAAAGGGCAAATAG
- a CDS encoding WYL domain-containing protein produces the protein MKGERVAQLELLLHSHPEGLRRAEIARRLGVHRSTISRYVDELKRYIDIYEENNLIKIKSREDDENIALSVYESLAFNLSAEMLATSSEYQNPHLASGLRKIAMNMRSYAPKISENVVNLAEQIDRKIQEKKECSKFNSVLEVLIDSWVSGRIVRVVQSLKGFDPIETELAPYFIGFREEDTGGRHPISVTGRLRHTTEIITIDISTITSAIILDETYTIPDNLKPFKFHEAEEHYEAIDMIPLSMRLKERSAMNVFRSVVHGTPVFEKSEGGDLICNMDAENSIELYLRIIQCGDSVEILGPDSFRKKFCKMLNKILALYQ, from the coding sequence ATGAAAGGCGAACGCGTTGCACAACTTGAGCTGTTGCTTCACTCCCATCCGGAAGGATTGAGGAGAGCCGAGATTGCGCGCCGTCTTGGCGTCCATCGCTCGACAATCAGCAGATATGTTGATGAATTGAAACGGTATATTGACATCTATGAGGAAAACAACCTCATCAAGATAAAAAGCAGGGAAGACGATGAGAACATTGCCCTCAGCGTCTATGAGAGCCTTGCTTTCAACCTCTCCGCGGAGATGCTTGCTACCAGCAGTGAGTACCAGAATCCCCACCTTGCATCAGGCCTGAGAAAGATTGCCATGAACATGCGGTCCTATGCCCCGAAGATCAGTGAGAACGTCGTCAACCTCGCTGAGCAAATCGACAGGAAGATACAGGAGAAGAAGGAGTGCAGCAAGTTCAACTCTGTGTTGGAAGTGCTTATCGACTCCTGGGTATCGGGTCGTATTGTGAGAGTTGTACAGAGCCTGAAAGGCTTCGACCCCATTGAGACAGAACTTGCCCCCTACTTCATTGGTTTCCGGGAGGAAGACACCGGAGGCAGGCATCCTATCAGTGTGACTGGAAGATTACGCCATACCACAGAGATCATTACCATCGATATCAGCACTATCACCAGTGCAATCATCCTGGATGAGACCTACACCATCCCAGACAACCTCAAACCATTCAAGTTCCACGAAGCCGAGGAACACTACGAAGCTATCGATATGATTCCGCTAAGCATGAGGCTTAAGGAACGCTCAGCGATGAACGTCTTTCGCTCGGTAGTGCATGGTACCCCTGTGTTCGAGAAATCGGAAGGTGGGGATCTTATCTGCAATATGGATGCAGAGAACTCGATTGAACTCTATCTGAGAATCATCCAGTGTGGTGACTCAGTGGAGATATTGGGACCTGATAGTTTCAGGAAGAAATTCTGCAAGATGCTGAATAAAATCCTGGCTCTCTATCAGTAA
- a CDS encoding response regulator, which translates to MPYSILLVDDESAVREGIRSRTPWERYNFSVVGEAGNGIEALEMVEDLHPDVVITDIRMPYLDGMDLIKEIRLAYPATTLVILSGYDEFTYAQQAMHYDVSEYVLKPVSVDDLCGLLERLGTRLDQEIKRTQDQKRLKEVYQQALPLIREKFLLSLLTTTQATSDQNLISKAREYGLDLDKDEFMVALIESDHLQNDPLQTLAMFEVVDEVCKKEGGSLVFQYENQVAIIFSANSHNQAHYDAVFKKQTYRKAEQVHAYLEKYNFPVVLGIGNQVHRPSAISQSYRQALRALNYSSCYPEQSLLFISDLESESPEEQLGAIQELQANVILSVKTGNDQQVSEAVSSLFGEALASLSLTQIQELVLSLAVSLQDLAHSYGHTLFTLSEDEGRNLFAELASLTTLGKARRWFTHLCLEIRMKIAGKRENSHIQFIGKAKSLITKHFTESGFGLEEICEMIGVSPSYFSSTFKKEVGLSFVQYLTAMRMDRAKELLVKTEGKTYEVAQAVGYSEPNYFSFSFKRHVGVSPSQYRQANR; encoded by the coding sequence ATGCCGTATTCAATACTTCTGGTTGATGATGAGTCTGCTGTACGAGAAGGAATTCGCTCCCGAACCCCATGGGAGCGGTATAACTTTTCGGTGGTGGGAGAAGCTGGAAATGGAATAGAAGCCCTTGAAATGGTTGAGGACCTTCATCCCGATGTCGTCATCACTGATATCAGAATGCCCTATCTCGACGGTATGGACCTGATCAAGGAAATACGGCTAGCCTATCCTGCAACCACACTTGTGATACTCAGTGGGTATGATGAGTTTACCTACGCCCAGCAGGCAATGCACTATGATGTGAGTGAATATGTCCTAAAACCAGTCTCTGTTGATGATCTCTGTGGGCTATTGGAGCGTTTAGGCACTCGTTTGGATCAAGAAATTAAAAGAACACAGGACCAGAAAAGGCTGAAAGAGGTCTACCAGCAAGCACTCCCCCTCATTAGGGAAAAGTTTCTCCTCTCTCTTCTCACCACTACCCAAGCCACCAGTGACCAGAATCTGATTTCCAAGGCCAGGGAGTATGGCCTTGACCTGGACAAGGATGAATTCATGGTAGCGCTCATCGAAAGCGACCACCTCCAGAATGATCCACTCCAGACTTTAGCTATGTTCGAGGTAGTTGATGAAGTATGCAAGAAAGAGGGAGGATCCCTGGTGTTTCAGTATGAAAACCAGGTAGCCATAATCTTCAGTGCCAATAGCCACAACCAAGCACACTATGATGCAGTATTCAAGAAACAGACTTACCGAAAAGCTGAACAGGTCCATGCATATTTGGAAAAATACAACTTCCCTGTTGTTCTTGGAATAGGCAATCAGGTGCATAGACCATCAGCAATCTCCCAATCCTACAGACAGGCCCTCAGGGCTCTCAACTATAGTTCTTGCTACCCTGAGCAGTCTCTCTTATTTATCAGCGACCTGGAAAGCGAGTCCCCTGAAGAGCAACTCGGGGCCATCCAGGAGCTACAAGCCAATGTAATACTTTCCGTTAAAACAGGAAACGACCAACAGGTTAGTGAAGCAGTTTCCAGTTTATTTGGAGAGGCCCTCGCTTCCCTTAGTCTTACCCAGATTCAGGAACTCGTCCTCTCCCTGGCTGTCTCGCTCCAGGACTTGGCTCACAGCTATGGACATACCCTCTTCACCCTCTCAGAGGATGAAGGAAGGAACCTCTTTGCAGAGCTCGCCTCTCTCACCACCCTGGGAAAAGCACGTAGGTGGTTCACCCATCTCTGTCTGGAGATCAGAATGAAGATAGCCGGAAAAAGAGAGAACTCACACATACAGTTCATAGGGAAGGCAAAATCTCTCATAACCAAGCACTTCACTGAATCTGGATTCGGCCTTGAGGAAATCTGTGAGATGATCGGGGTCAGTCCATCCTACTTTAGTTCCACCTTCAAGAAAGAAGTTGGATTGAGCTTCGTGCAATACCTGACTGCAATGCGCATGGATCGTGCAAAAGAGTTGTTAGTCAAGACTGAAGGAAAAACCTACGAAGTTGCACAAGCAGTCGGTTATTCTGAACCCAACTATTTCAGTTTCAGTTTCAAGCGGCATGTTGGGGTATCTCCCAGCCAATACAGACAGGCTAACCGATGA